TGTGATAGAATTTATTGCAAATAAACTTAGATATGAATTTGATATTGACGCAAGTAGCGGTTCAATCATAAAATTTGAAAAAAGATAAAAATGAAAAATAAAGACTATATAAGAAACTGATAATTTATATAGTCTTTTTTTGTAAATTCCATTTGATTAAAAATTACATCATTCCAAGATAAGCGGCACCTAAAATTCCTGCGTCATTTCCAAGAGTTGCTGTAACAATTTTTAGATTTTCCAAAGTAGATGGGAATGCTACGTCTTTTAATTTTTCTTTTACACGATCGAATAGAATATCCCCGGCAAGAGCAACTCCACCACCAACTACAACGATTTCAGGATCCAATATGCTAAGCAAGTTTCCAATCCCGAATGCTAATTTTTCTGCTTCATAATCTACAATATCAAGCGAAAATTCATCACCTTTTTTAGCGGCATCAAACACATCCTTTGCTTCTAAATCTCTACCTTTTGTCATTTCATAAAGTAAATTTTGCTTATTTACTGCAAGACGGCTGTTTGCTTCACGGATTATCCCTGTAGCAGAGGCATAGGCTTCCCAGCATCCTTTTTGCCCGCATCCACATAATTTACCATTTGGTTCAATTTTAATGTGTCCAACTTCTCCGCCTGCACCATGTTCTCCACTGACAAGTTTTCCATCAACGATGATTCCTCCACCGATTCCAGTTCCAACAGCAAGTCCTAGCACATTTTTATATCCCTGTGCAGCACCTTTCCACATTTCTCCAAGTGTAATTACATTTACATCATTGTCAACCTTTACTGGTTTTCCTAAATTTTTCTCAAATTCCAATGCCAAATCCACTCCATTTTTCCAGGGAAAATTCGCCCAGAACTTAACAACTCTGGAATTTAACACAGGCCCTGGTACTCCAACACCGACTGATACAACATTATCAAAATTAACATTACTTCCTTCAATTTGAGTAATTAAAATTTTTGATAATCTTTGGATTGTTTCAGAAAAACCTTCCATTGAATCAGTTTTCACAATAGTTGTAAAAATAATATTCCCTTTTTCATCCACAAGTCCAATCTTTGTATTAGTTCCTCCCAAGTCAATTCCTACATAATATTTCATATTTCCTCCTAATTATAATTTTTATTTTATTTTCATAACACATAGTAAAACATCTTTAAAATTAATTTTTATATCAATATTAGTTTACCTTATTTCTTGTATTTTTTCAATATTTTACAAAATTTTTTTTTAATGATATAATGTAAATATGTTTTTTAAAGAGAAAATCTAATTTTTAAATTGAATACTTGTGAATAGGTAGTGGTATTTTAAAAAATTATAGAATAAAAATTAAGTTATTAGACAAATTTAATAAGAAAATTATGGAGGTTTTTATGAGAAGTTTATCGGGAATACAGCCCAGCGGAATTTTACATATTGGAAATTATTTTGGGGCTATTAAGCAGTTTGTGGAATTGCAGGATGAATATGAAGGTTTTTATTTTTTAGCAAATTATCATGCTTTGACGTCTTCACCGAAAGGGGAGGATTTGAAGGCTAATACGATTAATGTGATTTTGGATTATTTAGCTTTGGGATTGGATCCTGAGAAGTCAACGTTGTTTTTGCAGTCGGATGTACCTGAACATGCCGAATTATCTTGGATTTTATCAAATATTTCCCCAATGGGGCTACTGGAAAGGGCTCATTCATACAAGGACAAAGTTGCGAAGGGAATTAAGCCAAATGTGGGGTTGTTCACTTATCCAATACTTATGGCGGCTGATATTTTGATGTACTCGCCAGATATTGTGCCTGTTGGGAAGGATCAGAAGCAACATGTGGAAATGACTCGTGATATTGCAACTAAATTTAATGAAACTTACGGCAAGGAAGTGTTTAAATTACCAAAAGAAAAAATTGTTGAAAATGTAGCAACTGTGCCGGGAACAGATGGAGATAAAATGAGCAAATCTTACGGAAATGTAATAAATATGTTTGGCTCAAAGAAAGCATTGAAAAAACAGATAATGAGCATTGTAACAGATTCAACACCTTTAGAGGAGCCAAAAAATCCTGACAACAACATCACAAAATTATATGCTCTTTTTGCAACAGAAGCAGAAGTAGAAGCATTGAAGAAAAAATTTAGAGCTGGAAACTTTGGTTATGGACATGCCAAAAATGAATTGTTTGACAAATTCATGGATTATTTTTCTCCATTCCAGAAAAAACGTGAAGAATTGGAAAACAATATGGATTATGTATATGGAATTTTGCGTAAAGGTGCAAATAAAGCTAGAAGCATTGCAACTGAGAAGATGGATGAAGTTAGGGATGTAGTGGGGCTTTTGAAGAAAAATTATTAAAAGATTAGTGATTTTATTTGAATAATTTTATTTTAATTGTAAAGAAAAGGCACATTTAAGTGTCTTTTTTGGCTTTAAAAATTTTACTATGATATTTATAAAAATAAGAGGTAGGATCAAATGAAGAGAATAACAAATTTAGAGGATAAAACAAAAAAAGATATTTTTCTAATTTTATTTATAATTTATATATTTCACCTGCTATTTATGATTCCTTTACACAACGATACAGTATTTACCGAGAATAAAATATTTAAATATGTGTATATGTTTAGAATACATAGATGGATACTTAGTTTTCCAATAATTTATTATTTTGTAAAAACTTATAAAAAATATGAATATTTTAAAACGAATGAAAAATTAAAGGCGAAAGACTTTAGTATTTATTTTGCATTAGCCTTTTGGGTAGGTAATTTTTTTAGTTTTTTAATTGTATTAATGAGCAGTCATAAGGGACGAACACCTGTGGTAGCGATATACGAACCTTTGTATATAGATATGATAATGACAGTTTGTGTGGCACCAATATTAGAAGAAATAGTATTTCGGGGAGTTATAATGAATAATTTAAAAAAATATGGAATAAAAACAGCAATAGTTATTAATTCAGTCTTTTTTGCATTATCTCATTATAATATAGATATGATTATCCCGGCATTCTTTACAGGAATTATTTTTTCCTATGTTGCATATAAGTATTCAATAAAATATTCTATTTTAATACATTTTTTTATAAATGCAATAACGAAAACATCTCAGGTTTTAATTCTTTTAAGAATTGAGATACTTCTAATTCTAGTTGGTTTGTTTTCTGCCTTTTTGATTATCTTTTTATTAGTATTTGTTATAATTGGATTGTTGGAAGGGAAGTACAAAGAGGTACTTTCGATTTTTGAATTAAATGTTGAAGATAGGGAAAATGTGATTGTGTTTTTAAAAAATAATGTTTTATATTTGCTGGTAATATTTGCAATCGTAGTTTCTAATTTAGTGTTTAATTATAGGATAGTTTGACGAAATGGGGAGTTTCTTTTCAGGGAAACTCCTTTTAAATTCAAATTATATTTTATTTATAAAGTTTTTATTTACTTATTCGATACTTATAAGACTGGTATTTTGGTATATTATTACTGATTCTCTGTGAGAATCTAAAAATCCTAATAATAGTATAACAAAACTATAGACTTTCTTTTTTGTTTTGTTTCTCTTGTCTTTTTCTCCAGTTTCTAATAGCCAATCCCACTATCAGATAAAGAATTGTCGGAATTATACCTACTGAAAGTGAAAAAAGAAACGCCTGATTTTTTTCTACAGACACAATTCCTAAAAGAAGCAACGGATTTATCACTGCATCTTCCATAGTATGCATAATAACTAATGGCCACATAGATTCAGTAACTCTAAAAATTTCTGTATACATCACCGTCCAGCACGTTACTACTATTGTTCCAATAAGGAAAAAAGTCAGTCTTCCAACTGGTAAAGTATTTTGTATTTCACTTTCGGACAAAAATATCATAATATAGGGCAAGTGCCAAATCCACCAGATAAATCCGATAAGTAAGTATAATTTCAAATCGGATAATTTTAATTTTAACAATTGATTTGTAAGATAGCCTCTCCAGACTGACTCTTCAAATATATTTTTTATAAATTGAGTGGCAATTTGTGCAGACAAGATCCCAATATAGGCTGCAATTCCAATATTTACATTGGAAAATTTGACACCTTTCGTTATTAATCCCAGTAGTATAACAATTAAAGTAACAGTAGGATATATCAAAAAACCAATCAAATAAAACTTTTTATTATTTTTAAAGTTAATAGAAACACCCGAATTTTTCCACCCGTCTCCTCCAAAAGTACGAAGAAGAATTGTACAAATTAATGGAGATACTAACCAGATAAGCATTCCAAAGGGTTCTTCTCCTGCCATTGTTCCAACATTTTCATAATGAGCTTGACTGAACAACTTATCGACAAGATATCCTATCCAACCACAAGCGGTACTAAAAATCGTAAAAATAATTATGTTTCGTTTAACCCTATTTGTATTATTCATCTTATCTCACCTTTCTTTCTATATTCTTTTCTTCAATTTTTTAAACCATTCCATGTTAAAAGCAGTAATATCAATTCCATAATCTAAAGTAGCCACTGTAAATTTACTGATTTCTTTAATGTTTTCAGATATATCGTTTCCTTTATTTAGATTTTTAATTCTCTCCTGATATTCTGTATCTATAAGTAAATAGTTTTTAAGTGCTGCTCTTTCATCTTCGATATGTATTGATTCCCTTAATTTTTTTAGTGCTGTATATTCCTCCTCTAAAGAATGAATGATTTTATCAATCAGATTTTTCTGTTCATTTTCTGAAACATATCCCATAAAAAGAAGTTTTCCGATATCTAAATTTTTTGTCTTTGAAATATCAATGGGAATTCTTATCCATTCTATCAATGCTTTTTGTCCAATATCAGTTATTGCGTATCTTTTTTTATTTACTCCTTTTTCAACAAGCTCTTCAAAAGTAACCATTTCCGACATAAGCAATTTTTTGAGAGCTGCCTGAATACTGCCGAGACTATCACTACACATAGATTTAAAATTATTTCTGATGACATTTCGAAGTTCATATGCAGTCATTCTGTGTAACATTAAAATTCCTAAAATTATTTTATCCATAACACACCTCCTATTATACCTTATAGTAACATACCTTTTAGGTATTGTAAAGAGTTTATTTTGAAATTTTTAGCATTTCATTTTTTCCATTTTTGTCATTTCAGCTTCATTGTTGTCAAGGTACAAAGTCATTTTCCCAAATTTATTGCTCCTAAGAGAATATAAAAACGTCAATGATAAAATAAAAAAAGACAGCCTTTAGACTGTCCTTATACAAACTACAATTTATATATCTTTCATTTTCAAGTATTTCTTATAAACTTTCTTAAATTCCAAATCTTCATCAATATTTTCTAACTTTTTTTCAAACAAATCCATTCTATTCTTCATAGTTTTCTCAATTGAGTGAAACTGCCTATATTCATCAATTTTAGCGTGATTGCCACTTCGTAATACTTCTGGAACAGTATAGCCATCAATTTCTACAGGTCTTGTATATTGGGGAAATCCAAGAAGTCCGTTGTAAAATGAGTCTGTTTCAAAAGATTCTTTTTTTATTACACCTTCCTTTATACGAATTACAGAGTCCATAATTACAAGGGAAGGCAAGTCGCCACTGCTTAGGACATAATCTCCAATGGAAATTTCTTCATCTACAAATTTATCAATTACCCTTTGATCTAGCCCTTCGTAACGTCCTGAAAATTGTAAAATTCGTAGTTTTCGTAAAAGAAGTTCCAGTAGGCTTCTGGCTTTAAAACCATTCCAGCACCGCCTCCAAAAGGGATGTCGTCCATCTGGCTGTGCTTATTTCTGGCGTAATCCCTTATGTTTACGATGTTAAAGTCGATAATATCCTTGTCGCTTGCTACTTAATTATAAGTTGTTTTAGGGTAAATAGGGAGTTTTTAGGAACTCTTTATTTTTTTTTTAGGAAAGTGAATTTATTTTTAAATTTTGAAAAAGAAAAATTTATTAAAGATGCGATATTAAAGAAATTTTAAACAAGAAATTAAACTTTTTTTGATTTTTGATTATAATTTTAAACTATTTAAAAATTAAATAAAAATTAACTTGACAAAATATGGGGGGGGGGGTATAATACACACATTAATAATTAAAAAAAATTATTAAAATTAAAAAATTTAGAGGTGATAAAAATGAAAATTGTAGAACTAAATGAAATGGAACTAATGACAATCGATGGCGGAAGCATTAGAGACAGAAGCAGATCACATGGACACGGAGGTAATTCAAAAAGTAACCGTAGTAATAGTAGAGGAAGTAGTCGTAGTGGGGGGCATAGAAGAGACTGTAGTTGGAGCAACAGAGACTTCAGTAGAGAAGTAGTTAAAGGTGGTGTTACTGGAGCTGTTGGAGGAGCTATTGGAGGCTCTTTTGCAGGAGGAGTAGGTGCTGGACCTGGAGCTGCTGCAGGAGGATTAGGTGGAGCAGCAGCGGGAGGAGTAGGATATGCTTTTGATAGAGGAGCTTGCAAATTAGGATGGTAATCAAAATTTTTAAGGAAGTAAAATTATGAATAAGAAATATCAAAATATGATAGTTATAATAGCTTCAATATCGTCAGCCATAATTGGAGGTAGAATAATTGATGAATATGGATGGGTTATAGGTTTAATAACAGCTGCAATTACAGGTGCTGTTATTGGATTGCTTGGAAAAATTATATTAAAGTTTCTTAAAATTAATAGATAGATTAAATAAATACGTATTTATTATAAGATTATAGTCCTTAACCTAATCCTAATAAAACTTTTAGTTAAATAGAGAGTTTCTAGTCTTTAGAAACTCTTTATTTTTAAGAAAGAGAGGTGGAAAAAGATTTTTTCGATGTTTAAAAGATATTGCTGTGTTTTACAAAAGGATGAGAAGGATTGCGGACCTGCCTGTATACTAACAATAGCTAAGCAATATAATTCAAATTTTTCAATTGCCAAGTTACGCCAAATATCAGGAACAGATAGAAACGGAACTAATCTTGCGGGAATGATAAAAGGACTGGATTATTTAGGATTTGAATCAAAAGCTGTGAAAGTTGAGGATAAAAAAATTGATAACAGTGTATCTTTTCCAATAATAGCACATATTCAGTCTAAAAATAATTTTTTGCATTATGTAGTTGTTCATGACGTAAGCAATAAAAGAATTATTATTTCTGATCCTGAAAGTGGAATAAAAAAACTTTCTCACAAAGAGTTTTCTGAAATATGGACTGGAATCTTGCTTTTAATTGAGCCTAAAAAAGATTTTCAGAAGAGAAACGAAAAGGATAATTCTTTGACCAGGTTTTTTTATGTTTTAAAAAATCAAAAAAGTCTTTTGTTTAATATATTTCTAGCCTCAATACTTTATACTGTGCTTGGCATAGTAACTTCATTCAGTTCTAAATTTCTAATAGACTATATTTTAAAAGATAAGCTTATGACTACATTAACTGTAATGGTTGTGGGAATGGTAATACTTGAAATAATTCAAATGCTGCTTAGCATATTTAGGGGATATTTACTAATATTTTTAGGACAGAGAATAGATATAGCAATATTGCTAGGATATTATAATCATGTAATAAAATTGCCAATGAATTTTTTTTCAACAAGAAAAACAGGAGAAATAACATCGAGATTTTCTGATGCTGATAATATAAATGATGCGGTAGCTGAGACGGTACTAACATTAATGCTAGATGTTATAACAGCTGTTACAGGTGGAATAATTGTTTATATCCAAAATCAGTATTTATTTTTTGTTTCAATAGTTATATTACTGCTTTATATTGTGATTGTATTTTCATTTAAAGAAATTTTAAAAAAAATAAACAATGAAGTTTTGGAAAATAATTCTCAGCTAACTTCTTATATAATTCAAAGTATAAATGGTATAGAAACTATAAAAGCATATAATCTTGAAAAAAATATACAAGATGAAACAGAATTTAAATATTTAAAAGTTATAAAATCATCTTTTAAGAGAAGCAAAATTTATAATTTACTAACTTTTTTATCGGGTGTTGTAGAACTAATAGGGAATACTTTGATAATGTGGGTAGGTGCAATCCAAGTTATAAATGGAAAATTAACATTGGGAGAAATGATGGTATTTAATACTTTGCTGGGATATTTTACAAATCCAGTAAAAAATTTGATAAGTTTACAGCCAACTATTCAGACTGCAACAGTATCAGCAGATAGACTCGGAGAAATAATAGATTTAGATATAGAACAAAGTGATGAAAAAATGATTCCTCAAAATTTAAAAGGAGATATTGAGATAAAAGGCTTAAATTTTAGATATGGAACAAGAGAGTTAATTTTAAAAAATATTAATATGGAAATAAAGCAAGGCGAAAAAATAGCATTGGTAGGTGAATCGGGAAGCGGAAAAACAACTTTGGCTAAATTAATTCTTAAATTTTACGATTTTGAAAAAGGTGACATTAATATTAATGATTTTAATTTAAAAGATATAGACAATACTTTTTTAAGAAATAAAATATCTTATATTTCACAGGATATGTTTTTGTTCAACAAAACAATAAAAGAAAACCTTATGTTAAGTGATGAAATAGAAATTGATGATGTTATAGAATTATCTAAAAAAGTGAATGCCTATGAATTTATAAATGAATTGCCACAAAGATTTGACTATATGATAGAGGAAAATGGAACAAATTTATCGACAGGGCAAAAACAGAGGTTGTCTATTCTAAGAGCACTACTTAAAAAACCTGATATCTTAATAATGGATGAAGCTACAAGTAATCTTGATTCAATAACAGAGAGTGCTATTCAAAAAACACTAAACAATCCTGAATTTAATATGACTACAATAATAATTGCCCATCGTTTAAGTACTATTCGATTATGTGACAGAATTTATGTTCTTGATAAAGGAGAAATAATAGAAACAGGTACTCATGAGGAGTTGATAGAATTAAAGAATAAGTATTATGCACTATGGAAAGAGCAGGAAAATATTCATGAAAATTAAAGTTTACAAGTATGATGAAATAGAAACGGTCAAAGAATTATCAAATAAAAAAATCAATTCATTTTACGTGATATTAGTATATTTTATATTAACTATTATCATTTCATTCTTAATTTGGAGTTATTTTGGAAAAATAGATTTAAAGATAAAAGGGACAGGAACATTAGAAACAAAGCTAGATAGCAGTGTTGTAGTTAATGTTATGACTGGAAAAGTTAAAAATAATAATATAAGCCAAGGGAAAAAAGTAAATAAAGGGGACTTGTTGTATGAAATAGAAAATAATTCTCTTTCCATTGAAAAGAATTATTTAGAAAAAAGCCTAGCAGAAAAGAAAAATCTTTATAACGCAATTTCAAGTGGAAAATACAATAAAGATGTGTCTGTTTCAAATTATCTTTCGAAAAGACAAGCGCACCAATCAGAATTAGATTCATTAAATATTGAAATAGGAGAGCAGGAAAGAGTAGTGTATACTAATTCAGAATTATATAAAGTAGGTGGACTTTCAAGATTTGATTATGAAAAAAGCCAAAATCAATTGTCAATTCTAAAAGAGAGAAAGAAAAAATTAGAAATAGAATATCAGATATCAAAAAATAGTGAAAAAATAACGCTTAATAATGAGATAAAAGAATTAGAAATGAAAATAAAATCAATGAATGACAGTATTAAAGGGACAAAAGTTGTTGCTTCTATTTCAGGATATTTGGAGGTTATGACACCGATTAATAACGGAGATACTGTGGCTTCTGATATAAATGTAGCCAAAATTATTCCTTCTGAAAACGATTATAAAATTAATATTTATGTTGAAGAAAAGGATATAACAAAAATAAAAAAAGGAAATAATATAAATTATCATCTTAATTTTCCTGATGAAAAGAAAAACATATCTTTAAAAGGGAAAATTGAGTTAATTTCAAGAGATAGTATTACGAGAGAGGATGGTAATAAATATTATCTAGTAGTCGGAAATATAGATGCTAAAAATGTAAATACCTTAAATTTAAAAAAAGGGATGACACTGGAAAGCAATATAATTTATACGAAAAAGCGTATAATAGATTATATACTTGAAATTTTAAGTTTTAAAGTAAAAACATTAGAGTAAAAAAGAAAATGTTTTTTCAAATTTATATATAAATGTAAATAATAAAAAAAGACAACCTTTAGGTCGTCTTTAAATAATAATACTTTATGATTTTTTAAATATTCTCTTTTTTCAAAGTTTTAGCAAACAATTTTCCATTTTTTACATAATGGTCAGCATTTTTTTGAATATGTTCTATTTCTTCATTAGTCAATTTTCTCACTATTTTAGCAGGACTTCCTAAAATGAGAACACCTTTCTCATAAGGAATTTTATGAGTAACTAAAGAACCTGCACCTATAAGACAGTTAGGAGCGATTTTTGTCCCGTTTAAAACTGTGCTGCCCATTCCTACTATCACATTATCTCCTATTTCACAGCTATGAAGTATCACATTATGACCTACAGTAACATTTTCTCCCACGATACAGGGAAGTCCAAAATCAGTATGTAATGTCGAATTATCCTGAACATTGCTATTTTTCCCTATAATTATTTTCTCCACATCTCCTCTTAGTACCGCACCGAACCATATATTTACCCCGTCATTCAGTTCTACATTTCCCATAACATCAGCACTTTCAGCAATAAATACCTCTCCCGATATTTTAGGTTTTATCCCGTCCAATTCATAAATCATCCTGAATACACTCTCCTAACTACTTGTCTTTCTTTTTCAAGTATTTCTTATAAACCTTCTTAAATTCCAAATCTTCATCAATATTTTCTAACTTTTTTTTAAACAAATCCATTCTATTCTTCATAGTTTTCTCAATTGAGTGAAACTGCCTATATTCATCAATTTTAGCGTGATTTCCACTTCGCAGGACTTCTGGAACGGTGTAACCGTCAATCTCTACGGGCCTTGTGTATTGTGGAAAGCCTAAGAGTCCGTTGTAAAATGAGTCGGTTTCAAAGGATTCTTTCTTAATTACGCCTTCTTTTATCCGAATTACAGAATCCATAATTACAAGGGAAGGCAAGTCGCCACTGCTTAGGACATAATCTCCAATGGAAATTTCTTCATCCACAAATTTATCAATTACCCTTTGATCTAGCCCTTCGTAACGTCCTGAAATAAGTACGATTTCATCTTTTTCTGAAAGTTCTGTAACTTTGTTGTGGGTTAGCTGTTTTCCTTGTGGGGATAAAAAAATTACGTAAGGTTTTTTTGAATTTTCGTTATTGTAAAATTCGTAGTTTTCGTAAAAGAAGTTCCAGTAGGCTTCTGGTTTTAAAACCATTCCGGCACCGCCACCAAAAGGGATGTCGTCCATCTGGCTGTGTTTATTTCTGGCGTAATCCCTTATGTTTACGATGTTAAAATCGATAATATCCTTGTCGCTTGCTCTTTTTAGGATTGTTTGTGATAAATATTGCTCAAATAATTCTGGAAATAGTGTGAGTACATTAAATTTCATTGATTTTACCTCTTGTATTTATTTTCAAATTCTATTTATCTATTCTCGCATTCCGTCGATTAGGCTTACTTCAATTCTGTTGTTTGGGAAGTCGATCTTTGTTACAAATTCGTCAATTAATGGAACCATTATCTCTTTTTCTGTTTCAATATCTTCAATAATTAAGATATTGTGGGCAGCAGTTTCCATTACATCAATAATTTCGCCAATTTTTTCATTTTCAGAAAACACTTCTATTCCAAACAAATCTTTTACGTAAAATTCATCTTCGTTTCTTTCAGGCAGTAAATCACGTCGAATTTTGATTTTATAGCCATTCAGCTCTTTTGCAGCATCAATATTGTCAATTCCTTCAAAGTCTAAAATTGCTTTTTTGTCATTTAGCCTTTTTACATTTTTTACGACAAGCAATTTCTTTTTGTCATTTTTTTCAAGAAGAACACGCTCATTTTCGATAAGTTCAATATTTTCAAAAATTGAGGTAATTTTAACGCTGCCACGTAAATGATGTGTTCCAACGATTGTTCCTATATTTACTAAGTTTTCCATTATTTATTATTATTTCTCTCTTTCTTAAATCTTTTTCTAAATATCTTTTTTTAATTTTGTGAATTTTCTGCTATCTTCAGCGATCATTTTCAATTCATCCAAATCAATCCCGTCAAAGTTGGCTGCAACTGCCGAAATTATTCCTTCCACCAATGGGGCATCTGCAATTTTTGCCTTAACTTGGCCTTCCAGCTCCTTTATTGCCTTAGCTGCATTAAATACAGAACTTCCCATATCTACAAAAACAAGCACTCCAGCACCGTTATCTGCACGAACGATTGCTTCCTTCACATTCTCAACATTCGTTCCGTAAACTTCTCTTTTTACATTTCCCCCATTTTCCAATGCAAATTCTTCTTGCTTAAATACCTTCACAAAGTTAATGATCTCCTGTGCAAGTGTGTTACTGTGGCTAACTACCACGATTCCTACTAATTTATGATTATTTTCCTTCATTTTTTTATTTTTGTCCTTTCATATTATGTTTGTGTTTTTATTTTTTGTTATTTTGATTTTTAATTTTCTCCCAATAATCTGTCTAAAATTATTGAAACGGCACTTCTGACACATAAATGATTGTATCTAGTCTTTCCTCTAATTGGCTCCAAAATTTTATAGGATAAATCCATAATTTCATTTGTAAGCCCCCAGCCTGTTCCAAACAAGATTAGATATGGTGAATCATCTTCAACCATTTCCTTGCCTAAATCAGCATATCCAACAGTATTTGGGAAAATTTTTGCCGAAGTTGTAATAATCTTTGGTTTTTTTCCTTCAATTTTTTCAATTGTTTCTATTGCACTTTGTACAGAGTCTTCAAGTTCTGTATTTTCAAAGGCTTCATTTCTATTTTTGTTAAATTCTATTCCATTTCCTTCAGTCCAGTAGCCAATAATTCTTCCTGTCAACTCTTTCTGGGCATCAACTGGAGTTAT
The window above is part of the Leptotrichia trevisanii DSM 22070 genome. Proteins encoded here:
- a CDS encoding ROK family protein; its protein translation is MKYYVGIDLGGTNTKIGLVDEKGNIIFTTIVKTDSMEGFSETIQRLSKILITQIEGSNVNFDNVVSVGVGVPGPVLNSRVVKFWANFPWKNGVDLALEFEKNLGKPVKVDNDVNVITLGEMWKGAAQGYKNVLGLAVGTGIGGGIIVDGKLVSGEHGAGGEVGHIKIEPNGKLCGCGQKGCWEAYASATGIIREANSRLAVNKQNLLYEMTKGRDLEAKDVFDAAKKGDEFSLDIVDYEAEKLAFGIGNLLSILDPEIVVVGGGVALAGDILFDRVKEKLKDVAFPSTLENLKIVTATLGNDAGILGAAYLGMM
- the trpS gene encoding tryptophan--tRNA ligase, producing MRSLSGIQPSGILHIGNYFGAIKQFVELQDEYEGFYFLANYHALTSSPKGEDLKANTINVILDYLALGLDPEKSTLFLQSDVPEHAELSWILSNISPMGLLERAHSYKDKVAKGIKPNVGLFTYPILMAADILMYSPDIVPVGKDQKQHVEMTRDIATKFNETYGKEVFKLPKEKIVENVATVPGTDGDKMSKSYGNVINMFGSKKALKKQIMSIVTDSTPLEEPKNPDNNITKLYALFATEAEVEALKKKFRAGNFGYGHAKNELFDKFMDYFSPFQKKREELENNMDYVYGILRKGANKARSIATEKMDEVRDVVGLLKKNY
- a CDS encoding CPBP family intramembrane glutamic endopeptidase, with product MKRITNLEDKTKKDIFLILFIIYIFHLLFMIPLHNDTVFTENKIFKYVYMFRIHRWILSFPIIYYFVKTYKKYEYFKTNEKLKAKDFSIYFALAFWVGNFFSFLIVLMSSHKGRTPVVAIYEPLYIDMIMTVCVAPILEEIVFRGVIMNNLKKYGIKTAIVINSVFFALSHYNIDMIIPAFFTGIIFSYVAYKYSIKYSILIHFFINAITKTSQVLILLRIEILLILVGLFSAFLIIFLLVFVIIGLLEGKYKEVLSIFELNVEDRENVIVFLKNNVLYLLVIFAIVVSNLVFNYRIV
- a CDS encoding CPBP family glutamic-type intramembrane protease; protein product: MNNTNRVKRNIIIFTIFSTACGWIGYLVDKLFSQAHYENVGTMAGEEPFGMLIWLVSPLICTILLRTFGGDGWKNSGVSINFKNNKKFYLIGFLIYPTVTLIVILLGLITKGVKFSNVNIGIAAYIGILSAQIATQFIKNIFEESVWRGYLTNQLLKLKLSDLKLYLLIGFIWWIWHLPYIMIFLSESEIQNTLPVGRLTFFLIGTIVVTCWTVMYTEIFRVTESMWPLVIMHTMEDAVINPLLLLGIVSVEKNQAFLFSLSVGIIPTILYLIVGLAIRNWRKRQEKQNKKESL
- a CDS encoding PadR family transcriptional regulator, which encodes MDKIILGILMLHRMTAYELRNVIRNNFKSMCSDSLGSIQAALKKLLMSEMVTFEELVEKGVNKKRYAITDIGQKALIEWIRIPIDISKTKNLDIGKLLFMGYVSENEQKNLIDKIIHSLEEEYTALKKLRESIHIEDERAALKNYLLIDTEYQERIKNLNKGNDISENIKEISKFTVATLDYGIDITAFNMEWFKKLKKRI
- a CDS encoding peptidase domain-containing ABC transporter, with product MFKRYCCVLQKDEKDCGPACILTIAKQYNSNFSIAKLRQISGTDRNGTNLAGMIKGLDYLGFESKAVKVEDKKIDNSVSFPIIAHIQSKNNFLHYVVVHDVSNKRIIISDPESGIKKLSHKEFSEIWTGILLLIEPKKDFQKRNEKDNSLTRFFYVLKNQKSLLFNIFLASILYTVLGIVTSFSSKFLIDYILKDKLMTTLTVMVVGMVILEIIQMLLSIFRGYLLIFLGQRIDIAILLGYYNHVIKLPMNFFSTRKTGEITSRFSDADNINDAVAETVLTLMLDVITAVTGGIIVYIQNQYLFFVSIVILLLYIVIVFSFKEILKKINNEVLENNSQLTSYIIQSINGIETIKAYNLEKNIQDETEFKYLKVIKSSFKRSKIYNLLTFLSGVVELIGNTLIMWVGAIQVINGKLTLGEMMVFNTLLGYFTNPVKNLISLQPTIQTATVSADRLGEIIDLDIEQSDEKMIPQNLKGDIEIKGLNFRYGTRELILKNINMEIKQGEKIALVGESGSGKTTLAKLILKFYDFEKGDININDFNLKDIDNTFLRNKISYISQDMFLFNKTIKENLMLSDEIEIDDVIELSKKVNAYEFINELPQRFDYMIEENGTNLSTGQKQRLSILRALLKKPDILIMDEATSNLDSITESAIQKTLNNPEFNMTTIIIAHRLSTIRLCDRIYVLDKGEIIETGTHEELIELKNKYYALWKEQENIHEN
- a CDS encoding HlyD family secretion protein, which produces MKIKVYKYDEIETVKELSNKKINSFYVILVYFILTIIISFLIWSYFGKIDLKIKGTGTLETKLDSSVVVNVMTGKVKNNNISQGKKVNKGDLLYEIENNSLSIEKNYLEKSLAEKKNLYNAISSGKYNKDVSVSNYLSKRQAHQSELDSLNIEIGEQERVVYTNSELYKVGGLSRFDYEKSQNQLSILKERKKKLEIEYQISKNSEKITLNNEIKELEMKIKSMNDSIKGTKVVASISGYLEVMTPINNGDTVASDINVAKIIPSENDYKINIYVEEKDITKIKKGNNINYHLNFPDEKKNISLKGKIELISRDSITREDGNKYYLVVGNIDAKNVNTLNLKKGMTLESNIIYTKKRIIDYILEILSFKVKTLE